The Phormidium sp. PBR-2020 DNA segment CTACGTTAAGGTGGTTGAATCTGGGATACCGTACACCAAGCAATTCTACTATAATAATGAGGGAATTAATGCCTGGTTTGAAATCATGGCTGTGAAATTAGGAGATGGCTTTACCGTCACCTTTCGTGATATCACTGAACTGAAACAGTCTCAACAGCAACTACATAACCTAAATCAACAACTGGCGGCGCGTTTACAGGACTTAGAACAACGCAACCAGGATATGAAACTCTTAAATGAGATTAGTGATTTTCTGCAATCCTGTTTAACCGTTGAAGAAGCCTGCCTAGCGATTGGTAGCTTTATCAGACCCCTATTTCCAGATTGCTCGGGGGCTATTTATATGCTAAATAATTCACGAAATCAGGTCAAAGCTGTGGCAACCTGGGGGAATGAGCTAGAGTCGTTAAAACAGTTTTATCCTCAAGATTGTTGGGCGTTACGACGGGGGACTGTTCATAGTATTGGTCCGCACAATCATGGCTTGAAATGCAACCACATTGATACGGATTGTACTGAAATTTCAGCCGTCTGTATCCCCATGATTGCCCAGGGAGAACCCTTAGGACTCTTATATATCAATGGAAACCAAGGGGAGACCATTTCCAGCACAAGTCAGGAATTGGTTCGAACTGTTGCCGAGCAAGTCTCTATGGCGATCGCCAACTTAAAACTCCGAGAAACCTTACAACAGCAAAGTATCCGTGACCCCCTAACCGGATTATTTAACCGACGTTACTTGGATGAGTTTTTCGACCAAGAAATTCAGCGAGCCCAACGCAACCATCATGCTATTGGGGTCATGATGTTAGATATCGACCACTTTAAACAGTTCAACGATACCTATGGCCACGATGCAGGGGACTTTGTATTACAACAAGTCGGTCAACTTCTCAGTCGTAATGTTCGCGGTTCAGATATCGCCTGTCGCTATGGGGGAGAAGAAATGACACTTTTGCTACCCGAGTCATCCTTCGAGGCGACCACTCGCCGAGCTGAGCAGATTTGCCAGTCGATTCGCGATCTCAGATTAACCTATCAGGGTCAGCCCTTGCTCCCCGTGACGGCATCGTTAGGGGTCGCCTCGTTCCCGGAACAGGGATTGACCCGAGGGGCCCTGTTACGGGCCGCCGACAAGGCCCTCTACCGAGCCAAAGCCGGAGGGCGAAATCAGGTGGTGGTGGGTTAGGAGGAGCGTGAATTGCAAGTTTCAGACTGTGCGTGTTTTTTGTCCCTACTAATCAAGGCTCAGGATCAAAATCTACATCCGGTTGCTAAAAAGATGATGTATTTACTGTCATTAGCTAGACTGTATTTTTACATAAGTTTCACTCTGTTATGTACAGAAAAGTTTTTCCATAAAATTTAGTTTTACATAGAAGTGCGCCCTAACCAATCAGCAATAAACTTTGAAGAAATTCTCTCTACAGCCGTGCCAATAGCTATCATAGAAGGAAAACCAGCAGTTTCTCTAAATAAGAAATAACCTGTGCCGGAAAAAATAACTATCATAAAAAGAGAAAAAAGAGCGGAAATCACATCTTTTTTTCTTGACTCTTTTCTAGTTTGAGCCAGGAGCTTAAAAAATTTCTTTCTAGAAGATCTGATGCTATAAAGACTAGAAGGAGTACTCTTATTTTGTAAAAACACAACTGTACAAAATTTTTCACCGTACTTTAATTGTATGGTTTCCCTTGACAAGTTTTGTACTGGGACTAAAAGTTCTCCTTCTGACCAACCCGGATCAATTTTCGTGGAAACATTAGACAAACCTCTCGCAACTTGTGATACCTTAGACAAAATAATTGCAGAAATCATCCCATTTTTTGGCATTTTGATGCTCTCTAGAGTAGCTATTAAAGCTGTATCTCCGGGTTTTATCTGCACAGATTTATCGCCAGCAATGTCTACTAAACTTCTTTTTTGTACAAGTTTTTTTCCAAATTCTCCTACCCGTAAATCATAACCCATAGGGGTTAAACAAGCTTCTGAACCGTTTTTTATTAACAGCTTGTTGTTGTCATCATTCCATCTGTCTTCAGAGAAAACCAGTATCTGCTTAATATCCGTATCCGTCCAAACGCTCATGACTACAACTCCACTCAAGCATAAATTTATTGGCTAGACGCGAGCCAGGGTGACCGAAGCAGGTTGATCTTGATACTTTCCTTTCCTATCTTCATAACTAATAGAACAAGGATTTCCCTCTAGAAACATTATCTGAACAATCCCTTCATTCGCATAAATACGACAATCAGCACTAGAGGAGTTTGAAAATTCTAGAGTTAAGTAACCCCTCCAAGCTGCTTCAGCTGGAGTTACATTTGCGATAATCCCGCACCTTGCGTAGGTGCTTTTACCAATACAGATCACGGTTATATTTTCAGGTATACTCAATTTTTCAAGGGCCACGCCTAATCCGTAAGAGTGAGCTGGCAAGATGAAGTAGCTCCCAAATTCATCTTCGTGTAGTCCTGTGGGTTCCAAGTTATCAGAATCAAAATTTTTGGGATCTATAACTTTTCCAGGGATGTGACGAAAAATACGAAATTCTGATGCAGCAAGTCGTATATCATACCCGAAACTGCTTAAGCCATACGATATGACTGGTTTTCTATCAAGTGTTCTGACTTGTTGCGGTTCAAAGGGTGTTATCATTCCCTTCAGGGCTTGTTCTTTAATCCACTGGTCGTTTTTCAGCATGATGTTTATGAATTTCTACCAGACCACATAACAAGATACAGCAAAAAGTGCCAACTTGCGGCTCCCTGTCAAAAAAATATGGCTACAGATGGCGGGAGAGGGCAAGATGGTTCGTTTGATTGAGATTGGGCATACACTATACTGTACTGAGGACTAATGCACCTACAACTTACCGAGTGTTTCGAGCAGGAGAAGATTTTGTGAGACTGGTGATTCTAGGAGGGCCCGGAGCTGGAAAAGGAACTCAAGGCAAGTTACTCTGTGACAGCCTGGGTATCCCCTGGATTGCTACGGGGGAGATTTTCCGCCGGGCGATCGCCGCTGATACTCCTTTGGGAAATCAGGCTAAACCCTATGTGGAACAGGGGGAGTTAGTTCCCGATCCCATCGCTATTGAGTTTATCCGCGATCGCCTCAGTCAAGCGGATGCGGCCCAGGGATGGCTTTTAGATGGCTATCCTCGCACGGCGTTTCAGGCGGAAGAGTTGGACTTTTTGCTCCAGGATATGGGACAACGCCTAGATTGGGCAATTTGGCTCGATGCCCCCGTAGAAGTTCTCATGCAACGCTCCCTAGAGCGATCGCGGGATGATGACGCACCCCAGATTATCCGACGGCGCATTGATCTATTCCATCAACGCACCATCCCTATCACCGGCTATTACAAACCCCAGGATAAACTGCTACGGGTGGACGCCGATCGCCCCCTAGACGTCATCCAGGAGGACTTGCTGGCGCAATTAAAAGCCCCGCAACCCTAGATCCTCCCCCCTCAATTCACAGACGCAGCCCCTTTCGGGTACTCTGGATCGCGCCTATCACCCCTACCATCCATGTCTTCGATTCTCAAACAGCTTCAGCAGCAGTTCAGTCCAGCCCTCGTGGCCGCCTTCGGGGAGGAGTTCGCCACAACAGATCCCCTCCTGGCCCCGACAAATAACCCTAAGTTTGGCGATTATCAAGCCAACTTAGCCATGTCCCTGGCCAAACCCCTCAAGCAGAAACCTCGGGATATCGCCGCCAAACTCATTGAGACCCTGGATGTTTCCCAATTCTGTTTCCCCCCAGAAATTGCGGGGCCGGGGTTTATTAACCTGCGACTGAAACCCGAGTTCCTAGAATCTCAACTGCAACAGATGCAGCAGAGCGATCGCCTAGGAATCGCCCCCACCCCCAACCCGGAAACAGTGGTGGTGGACTTTTCTAGTCCCAATATCGCCAAGGAGATGCACGTAGGCCATCTGCGATCGACCATTATCGGGGATGCGATCGCCCGTGTCTTAGAATTTCAGGGTCATGATGTCCGCCGCCTCAACCATGTCGGCGACTGGGGAACCCAGTTTGGGATGTTAATCGCCTATCTCAAAGAAGTCTATCCCAATGCCCTCACTGAAGCAGATGCGTTAGAGATTGGCGATTTAGTAAGCTTCTACAAACAGGCGAAAATCCGCTTTGATGAGGATTCTCAGTTCCAAGAGACCGCCCGCAACAACGTCGTGAAGCTACAATCGGGGGATGCAGAAACCCGCCAAGCTTGGAAACTCCTCTGTGATCAATCCCGGCGGGAATTTCAGAAAATCTACGATCGCCTCGATGTAGAACTCAACGAACGGGGGGAATCCTTCTATAATGACAAACTCCCCCAAGTCGTCCAAGACCTCAAAGACTGTGGTCTACTGGTCGAAGATCAAGGGGCCCAATGTGTCTTCCTAGAAGGCTATCAGAACAAAGAAGGGAAGCCTCAACCCCTAATTATCCAAAAATCCA contains these protein-coding regions:
- a CDS encoding adenylate kinase encodes the protein MRLVILGGPGAGKGTQGKLLCDSLGIPWIATGEIFRRAIAADTPLGNQAKPYVEQGELVPDPIAIEFIRDRLSQADAAQGWLLDGYPRTAFQAEELDFLLQDMGQRLDWAIWLDAPVEVLMQRSLERSRDDDAPQIIRRRIDLFHQRTIPITGYYKPQDKLLRVDADRPLDVIQEDLLAQLKAPQP
- a CDS encoding dCTP deaminase, yielding MLKNDQWIKEQALKGMITPFEPQQVRTLDRKPVISYGLSSFGYDIRLAASEFRIFRHIPGKVIDPKNFDSDNLEPTGLHEDEFGSYFILPAHSYGLGVALEKLSIPENITVICIGKSTYARCGIIANVTPAEAAWRGYLTLEFSNSSSADCRIYANEGIVQIMFLEGNPCSISYEDRKGKYQDQPASVTLARV
- the argS gene encoding arginine--tRNA ligase, with the protein product MSSILKQLQQQFSPALVAAFGEEFATTDPLLAPTNNPKFGDYQANLAMSLAKPLKQKPRDIAAKLIETLDVSQFCFPPEIAGPGFINLRLKPEFLESQLQQMQQSDRLGIAPTPNPETVVVDFSSPNIAKEMHVGHLRSTIIGDAIARVLEFQGHDVRRLNHVGDWGTQFGMLIAYLKEVYPNALTEADALEIGDLVSFYKQAKIRFDEDSQFQETARNNVVKLQSGDAETRQAWKLLCDQSRREFQKIYDRLDVELNERGESFYNDKLPQVVQDLKDCGLLVEDQGAQCVFLEGYQNKEGKPQPLIIQKSNGGYNYATTDLAALRYRIQEDGATRIIYVVDAGQGTHFAQVFQVAQRAGWLPETVEAVHVPFGLVQGEDGKKLKTRAGETVRLKDLLDEAVNRARVDLQTRIETEERSETPEFIEQVAEGVGISSVKYADLSQNRTSNYVFSYDKMLSLQGNTAPYLLYAYVRVQGISRKGNIKFESLTDSQLTLSEETELALAKHLLSLSEILDEVAQELLPNRLCQYLFELSQKFNQFYDQCPVLQVEEPLRTSRLLLCDLSARTLKLGLSLLGITVLERM